In Fusarium oxysporum f. sp. lycopersici 4287 chromosome 4, whole genome shotgun sequence, a genomic segment contains:
- a CDS encoding STE24 endopeptidase (At least one base has a quality score < 10), whose product MDFLQRLARFLDRPLFPWKKLIMGFSVGQYLFESFLTLRQYRVLQKTSPPAVLSKEVSQEVFDKSQAYGRAKAKFEIINGLYSQVQNLAFMHFDVLPKLWSWTGDLLLKWAPARFTGEISHTIVFVLTFAVISQLLRLPSSIYQTFVLEEKFGFNKQTPKLFVTDLIKTQALTFVLAPPFLAGFLKIIQKTGNQFFYYLWLFVIALQVFMITIYPVAILPLFNKLSPLEDGELKTKVEALAASLKFPLHELYVIDGSKRSAHSNAYFFGLPWKKHIVIYDTLIEKSEPDEVVAVLAHELGHWKLGHTTSLFGISQAHTFYIFLLFSVFINNHSLYSSFGFLKQHPIIIGFILFSDALAPMDLVINLLMHIVSRKFEFQADAFAKQLGYPEQLARSLLKLQIQNLSTMDADWMYASYHFSHPHLSERLKALGWKGSEGVTDGVTDKSIGNEKEGVVKASGRDEL is encoded by the exons ATGGATTTCCTTCAG CGCCTCGCGCGCTTCCTCGATCGACCGCTCTTCCCATGgaagaagctcatcatggGCTTCTCCGTAGGCCAATACCTCTTCGAATCGTTTCTCACTCTCCGTCAATATCGCGTCCTCCAGAAAACCAGCCCCCCCGCCGTCCTCTCCAAGGAAGTCTCCCAGGAAGTGTTCGACAAGTCTCAAGCCTACGGTCGCGCCAAGGCAAAGTTTGAAATCATCAACGGTCTCTACTCTCAGGTTCAGAATCTCGCTTTCATGCACTTCGATGTCCTTCCTAAACTGTGGTCCTGGACTggtgatcttcttctcaagtgGGCTCCTGCGCGCTTCACTGGAGAGATCAGCCATACTATCGTATTCGTCTTGACTTTCGCCGTTATTAGCcagcttcttcgtcttccttcTTCGATTTATCAGACTTTCGTCCTTGAGGAGAAGTTTGGTTTCAACAAGCAGACGCCTAAGCTCTTTGTCACCGATCTCATCAAGACCCAAGCTCTCACCTTCGTTCTCGCGCCTCCTTTCCTCGCAGGtttcctcaagatcatccaGAAGACTGGTAACCAGTTCTTCTACTACCTGTGGCTCTTCGTCATTGCTCTTCAGGTCTTCATGATCACCATCTACCCCGTTGCTATCCTGCCTCTGTTCAACAAGCTGTCTCctcttgaggatggtgagcTCAAGACCAAGGTTGAAGCTCTTGCCGCTAGCCTCAAGTTCCCTCTCCACGAGCTCTATGTCATTGATGGAAGCAAGCGAAGCGCCCACTCCAACGCCTATTTCTTTGGTCTCCCCTGGAAGAAGCACATTGTTATCTACGATACTCTCATCGAGAAGAGCGAGCCTGATGAGGTTGTTGCTGTTCTTGCTCACGAATTGGGCCACTGGAAGCTTGGTCACACGACCAGCTTGTTCGGTATCTCTCAG GCCCATACTTTCTacatcttcctcctcttctctgttttcatcaacaaccactCTCTGTACTCCTCGTTCGGTTTCCTCAAGCAGCACCCGATCATCATTGGtttcatcctcttctctgaTGCTCTTGCTCCTATGGATCTCGTCATCAACCTGCTTATGCATATCGTCAGCCGCAAGTTCGAGTTCCAGGCCGATGCCTTCGCTAAGCAGCTTGGTTATCCCGAGCAGCTTGCTCGttctcttctcaagctccagATCCAGAACCTTAGCACCATGGACGCCGATTGGATGTACGCCAGCTACCACTTCTCTCACCCCCATCTGTCTGAGCGCCTCAAGGCCCTTGGCTGGAAGGGCTCCGAGGGTGTCACCGACGGCGTCACTGATAAGTCCATTGGCAACGAGAAGGAGGGTGTTGTCAAGGCCAGTGGACGTGATGAGCTGTAA
- a CDS encoding hypothetical protein (At least one base has a quality score < 10), giving the protein MSPEPSKSHFRKIQSFKTDYAPCTITQYVSDRSGMQVVVADRKGPKLNGYFTLATEIFDDSGAPHTLEHLVFMGSKSYQYKGLLDKLSSRAYSHTNAWTATDHTAYTLETAGWDGFAQVLPVYLEHVILPTITDESIVTEVWHIDGEGNDAGVVYSEMQAVQFRSSELMDIKARRLLYPENVGFRYETGGMTDALRVLAPERIRQFHRDMYQPRNLCLVLVGEVNQDELIHILEDFEESIKDDIPSLDTPFKRPWIDSAQPPKINETQIVTVEFPEEDESVGEVLVGFFGPNCNDLIQSSALNVLLTYLCGSSVSILENVMVEKEELASSVSYWTDPRPDMVIWLQPTGVATEKLEFVEKRLFELLKEVASKPIDMDYMRECIRRERRQVKYHAETSESFYATNIITDYLFGKRDGSTLKDLKDLEEYDVLEKWTDQQWRDFLSKWMADAPHISILGKPSHELATKMKKDEEARIAKRKEDLGAEGLEKLAKRLEDAKKKNDEPIPASVVDRWSVPSTDSIHFIESDTARSGHARAVGLGSGSAQKLIDGTTQGKLPLFIQFEDVPTNFVHITIHIGTSQVPNELKPLMPIFSDNFFNTHIMRDGKQVGFEQVVMELERDTISYSLHSARYISDPDGIMIQFQVEPQKYAAAVEWIRTMMFDSIFDPQRLKASVTKALADIPESKRDGKSMASEVNAAIHMEKSSLAVAKRVLVRAVYLKRLKKLLEKEPEKVVGWFNTVRDSLFTFQNLRFLVTANLKTLPDPLTTWDTLSKSLTVAENMVEIPKPVSLLNDEGRNPGSVGAIIVPMTTLESSYSVSTAQGLASFDDPRLASIMVAIGYLEAAEGPLWNAVRGAGYAYGVYFSRDINSGIISYHVYRSPDAYKAIKASKEAISKIAKGEVDIDRHLLEGTISQIVVMFADEQSTMPSAAQQNFVQGVVRGLPKDWGKEVLRRVRAVTEDEIKTALLETVLPCFEPGKSNIVVTAAKIMQEGMETAFKDMGYKVQTHELSYFHDDYGLKPEEGEEEESSEEDEGLEGSEGSYDSDESYDD; this is encoded by the exons ATGTCACCAGAACCTTCAAAGTCGCATTTCCGCAAGATACAGAGCTTCAAAACGGACTATGCGCCTTGCACAATCACTCAATATGTGTCAGACCGTAGTGGAATGCAGGTTGTTGTCGCTGACCGCAAGGGTCCTAAGCTCAATGGCTACTTCACTTTAGCCACTGAGATCTTTGACGACTCTGGCGCTCCTCACACTCTTGAGCATCTCGTCTTTATGGGTTCCAAGAGCTACCAGTACAAGggtcttcttgacaagctctCTTCCCGTGCATACTCCCACACAAACGCCTGGACTGCTACCGACCATACGGCTTACACACTTGAAACCGCCGGTTGGGATGGTTTCGCCCAAGTTCTCCCTGTGTACCTCGAGCATGTTATCTTGCCTACCATTACGGATGAGAGTATCGTGACCGAGGTCTGGCACATCGACGGCGAAGGCAACgatgctggtgttgtctATTCTGAAATGCAAGCTGTGCAATTCCGCAGCTCTGAGCTCATGGATATCAAGGCCCGTCGTCTCCTCTATCCCGAAAACGTTGGATTCCGTTACGAGACTGGTGGCATGACTGATGCTCTTCGAGTTCTTGCCCCTGAACGTATCCGCCAGTTCCATCGGGACATGTACCAGCCCCGAAACCTTTGCTTGGTTCTTGTAGGTGAGGTCAACCAAGATGAGCTTATCCACATCCTcgaagactttgaagagTCTATCAAGGATGACATTCCTTCTCTTGATACCCCTTTCAAGAG GCCTTGGATTGACTCCGCCCAACCCCCAAAGATTAACGAGACACAGATTGTGACCGTTGAGTTCCCAGAGGAAGACGAATCCGTTGGAGAGGTCCTCGTTGGTTTCTTCGGACCTAACTGCAACGACCTTATCCAATCATCTGCCCTTAATGTGCTTCTCACATACCTCTGTGGTTCTTCTGTCTCCATTCTTGAGAATGTCATGGTTGAAAAGGAGGAGCTCGCCAGTTCGGTCTCTTACTGGACCGACCCTCGACCTGACATGGTCATTTGGCTGCAGCCCACAGGTGTTGCTACTGAGAAGCTTGAATTTGTCGAGAAGCGACTGTTTGAGCTTCTGAAGGAAGTTGCCTCGAAGCCTATCGACATGGATTACATGAGAGAGTGCATCCGTCGTGAGAGGCGTCAAGTCAAGTACCATGCTGAGACATCCGAGTCTTTCTACGCTACAAATATCATCACCGACTACCTCTTTGGCAAGCGAGATGGCTCGACACTTAAGGATCTGAAGGATTTGGAAGAGTACGATGTTTTGGAGAAGTGGACAGACCAGCAGTGGCGAGACTTCCTCAGCAAATGGATGGCTGACGCTCCTCACATCTCAATCCTCGGCAAGCCTTCCCATGAATTGGCcaccaagatgaagaaggatgaagaagctcggaTTGCCAAGCGCAAGGAGGATTTGGGTGCTGAAGGtctggagaagcttgccaagcGTCTCGAAGATgctaagaagaagaatgatgaGCCCATTCCCGCCTCTGTCGTCGATCGCTGGAGTGTTCCTAGTACAGATTCTATCCACTTCATTGAGTCGGATACTGCTCGCTCAGGACATGCACGCGCAGTCGGTCTGGGTAGTGGCTCGGCACAGAAACTCATTGATGGTACAACTCAAGGCAAGCTTCCTCTTTTCATCCAATTTGAGGATGTTCCCACCAACTTTGTTCACATCACTATCCACATCGGCACTTCTCAAGTACCCAATGAGCTAAAGCCCCTGATGCCAATCTTTAGCGACAACTTTTTCAACACACACATCATGCGTGATGGAAAGCAAGTCGGTTTTGAGCAAGTTGTCATGGAACTTGAGCGAGACACTATCAGCTACTCCCTCCACTCCGCTCGCTACATCAGCGATCCTGACGGAATAATGATCCAGTTCCAGGTTGAGCCTCAAAAGTATGCTGCAGCCGTTGAGTGGATTCGCACCATGATGTTTGACTCAATCTTTGATCCCCAGCGACTCAAAGCCAGCGTTACCAAGGCTTTGGCTGACATCCCTGAGTCAAAGCGTGATGGCAAATCTATGGCCAGCGAGGTCAACGCTGCTATTCATATGGAAAAGTCCTCACTGGCTGTTGCCAAGCGTGTGCTTGTTCGCGCAGTCTATCTGAAgagactcaagaagcttcttgagaaggaaCCCGAGAAGGTTGTTGGTTGGTTCAACACCGTTCGAGACTCACTCTTCACTTTCCAGAACCTCCGTTTCCTTGTCACAGCCAATCTAAAAACTCTTCCGGACCCCTTGACTACTTGGGACACGCTCTCTAAGTCTCTGACGGTCGCTGAGAACATGGTCGAGATTCCTAAGCCTGTGAGCCTGCTCAACGATGAAGGTCGCAACCCTGGATCAGTTGGCGCTATCATTGTGCCCATGACTACTCTGGAGAGCTCCTACTCAGTCTCAACAGCCCAAGGCCTGGCCTCCTTCGACGATCCTCGTCTCGCCTCCATCATGGTTGCCATTGGATATCTCGAAGCTGCTGAAGGTCCTCTCTGGAACGCTGTTCGTGGTGCTGGATACGCTTACGGCGTCTACTTCTCTCGGGATATCAACTCTGGTATCATCTCATACCATGTCTACCGCTCACCCGATGCGTATAAGGCTATCAAGGCCTCTAAGGAGGCCATCAGCAAGATTGCAAAAGGTGAAGTTGATATTGATCGTCACTTGCTCGAGGGCACCATCAGCCAGATCGTTGTTATGTTCGCCGATGAACAATCCACCATGCCTAGCGCCGCCCAGCAGAACTTTGTCCAGGGTGTTGTCCGTGGTCTGCCTAAGGATTGGGGCAAGGAGGTTCTGCGACGCGTGCGAGCCGTTACCgaggatgagatcaagaCTGCTCTTCTTGAGACTGTCCTACCGTGCTTTGAGCCTGGCAAGAGCAATATCGTTGTCACTGCCGCCAAGATCATGCAAGAG GGTATGGAGACAGCGTTCAAGGACATGGGCTACAAGGTCCAGACTCACGAGCTTAGCTACTTCCACGATGATTACGGTCTGAAGCCcgaagaaggtgaagaggaagagtcatctgaagaagatgaagggtTGGAAGGTTCTGAGGGATCCTACGATTCCGACGAGTCCTATGATGATTAG
- a CDS encoding hypothetical protein (At least one base has a quality score < 10), which produces MNSIWSLVGLKHFKMSPEPSKSHFRKIQSFKTDYAPCTITQYVSDRSGMQVVVADRKGPKLNGYFTLATEIFDDSGAPHTLEHLVFMGSKSYQYKGLLDKLSSRAYSHTNAWTATDHTAYTLETAGWDGFAQVLPVYLEHVILPTITDESIVTEVWHIDGEGNDAGVVYSEMQAVQFRSSELMDIKARRLLYPENVGFRYETGGMTDALRVLAPERIRQFHRDMYQPRNLCLVLVGEVNQDELIHILEDFEESIKDDIPSLDTPFKRPWIDSAQPPKINETQIVTVEFPEEDESVGEVLVGFFGPNCNDLIQSSALNVLLTYLCGSSVSILENVMVEKEELASSVSYWTDPRPDMVIWLQPTGVATEKLEFVEKRLFELLKEVASKPIDMDYMRECIRRERRQVKYHAETSESFYATNIITDYLFGKRDGSTLKDLKDLEEYDVLEKWTDQQWRDFLSKWMADAPHISILGKPSHELATKMKKDEEARIAKRKEDLGAEGLEKLAKRLEDAKKKNDEPIPASVVDRWSVPSTDSIHFIESDTARSGHARAVGLGSGSAQKLIDGTTQGKLPLFIQFEDVPTNFVHITIHIGTSQVPNELKPLMPIFSDNFFNTHIMRDGKQVGFEQVVMELERDTISYSLHSARYISDPDGIMIQFQVEPQKYAAAVEWIRTMMFDSIFDPQRLKASVTKALADIPESKRDGKSMASEVNAAIHMEKSSLAVAKRVLVRAVYLKRLKKLLEKEPEKVVGWFNTVRDSLFTFQNLRFLVTANLKTLPDPLTTWDTLSKSLTVAENMVEIPKPVSLLNDEGRNPGSVGAIIVPMTTLESSYSVSTAQGLASFDDPRLASIMVAIGYLEAAEGPLWNAVRGAGYAYGVYFSRDINSGIISYHVYRSPDAYKAIKASKEAISKIAKGEVDIDRHLLEGTISQIVVMFADEQSTMPSAAQQNFVQGVVRGLPKDWGKEVLRRVRAVTEDEIKTALLETVLPCFEPGKSNIVVTAAKIMQEGMETAFKDMGYKVQTHELSYFHDDYGLKPEEGEEEESSEEDEGLEGSEGSYDSDESYDD; this is translated from the exons ATGAA TTCTATTTGGAGCCTCGTAGGCCTCAAACACTTCAAGATGTCACCAGAACCTTCAAAGTCGCATTTCCGCAAGATACAGAGCTTCAAAACGGACTATGCGCCTTGCACAATCACTCAATATGTGTCAGACCGTAGTGGAATGCAGGTTGTTGTCGCTGACCGCAAGGGTCCTAAGCTCAATGGCTACTTCACTTTAGCCACTGAGATCTTTGACGACTCTGGCGCTCCTCACACTCTTGAGCATCTCGTCTTTATGGGTTCCAAGAGCTACCAGTACAAGggtcttcttgacaagctctCTTCCCGTGCATACTCCCACACAAACGCCTGGACTGCTACCGACCATACGGCTTACACACTTGAAACCGCCGGTTGGGATGGTTTCGCCCAAGTTCTCCCTGTGTACCTCGAGCATGTTATCTTGCCTACCATTACGGATGAGAGTATCGTGACCGAGGTCTGGCACATCGACGGCGAAGGCAACgatgctggtgttgtctATTCTGAAATGCAAGCTGTGCAATTCCGCAGCTCTGAGCTCATGGATATCAAGGCCCGTCGTCTCCTCTATCCCGAAAACGTTGGATTCCGTTACGAGACTGGTGGCATGACTGATGCTCTTCGAGTTCTTGCCCCTGAACGTATCCGCCAGTTCCATCGGGACATGTACCAGCCCCGAAACCTTTGCTTGGTTCTTGTAGGTGAGGTCAACCAAGATGAGCTTATCCACATCCTcgaagactttgaagagTCTATCAAGGATGACATTCCTTCTCTTGATACCCCTTTCAAGAG GCCTTGGATTGACTCCGCCCAACCCCCAAAGATTAACGAGACACAGATTGTGACCGTTGAGTTCCCAGAGGAAGACGAATCCGTTGGAGAGGTCCTCGTTGGTTTCTTCGGACCTAACTGCAACGACCTTATCCAATCATCTGCCCTTAATGTGCTTCTCACATACCTCTGTGGTTCTTCTGTCTCCATTCTTGAGAATGTCATGGTTGAAAAGGAGGAGCTCGCCAGTTCGGTCTCTTACTGGACCGACCCTCGACCTGACATGGTCATTTGGCTGCAGCCCACAGGTGTTGCTACTGAGAAGCTTGAATTTGTCGAGAAGCGACTGTTTGAGCTTCTGAAGGAAGTTGCCTCGAAGCCTATCGACATGGATTACATGAGAGAGTGCATCCGTCGTGAGAGGCGTCAAGTCAAGTACCATGCTGAGACATCCGAGTCTTTCTACGCTACAAATATCATCACCGACTACCTCTTTGGCAAGCGAGATGGCTCGACACTTAAGGATCTGAAGGATTTGGAAGAGTACGATGTTTTGGAGAAGTGGACAGACCAGCAGTGGCGAGACTTCCTCAGCAAATGGATGGCTGACGCTCCTCACATCTCAATCCTCGGCAAGCCTTCCCATGAATTGGCcaccaagatgaagaaggatgaagaagctcggaTTGCCAAGCGCAAGGAGGATTTGGGTGCTGAAGGtctggagaagcttgccaagcGTCTCGAAGATgctaagaagaagaatgatgaGCCCATTCCCGCCTCTGTCGTCGATCGCTGGAGTGTTCCTAGTACAGATTCTATCCACTTCATTGAGTCGGATACTGCTCGCTCAGGACATGCACGCGCAGTCGGTCTGGGTAGTGGCTCGGCACAGAAACTCATTGATGGTACAACTCAAGGCAAGCTTCCTCTTTTCATCCAATTTGAGGATGTTCCCACCAACTTTGTTCACATCACTATCCACATCGGCACTTCTCAAGTACCCAATGAGCTAAAGCCCCTGATGCCAATCTTTAGCGACAACTTTTTCAACACACACATCATGCGTGATGGAAAGCAAGTCGGTTTTGAGCAAGTTGTCATGGAACTTGAGCGAGACACTATCAGCTACTCCCTCCACTCCGCTCGCTACATCAGCGATCCTGACGGAATAATGATCCAGTTCCAGGTTGAGCCTCAAAAGTATGCTGCAGCCGTTGAGTGGATTCGCACCATGATGTTTGACTCAATCTTTGATCCCCAGCGACTCAAAGCCAGCGTTACCAAGGCTTTGGCTGACATCCCTGAGTCAAAGCGTGATGGCAAATCTATGGCCAGCGAGGTCAACGCTGCTATTCATATGGAAAAGTCCTCACTGGCTGTTGCCAAGCGTGTGCTTGTTCGCGCAGTCTATCTGAAgagactcaagaagcttcttgagaaggaaCCCGAGAAGGTTGTTGGTTGGTTCAACACCGTTCGAGACTCACTCTTCACTTTCCAGAACCTCCGTTTCCTTGTCACAGCCAATCTAAAAACTCTTCCGGACCCCTTGACTACTTGGGACACGCTCTCTAAGTCTCTGACGGTCGCTGAGAACATGGTCGAGATTCCTAAGCCTGTGAGCCTGCTCAACGATGAAGGTCGCAACCCTGGATCAGTTGGCGCTATCATTGTGCCCATGACTACTCTGGAGAGCTCCTACTCAGTCTCAACAGCCCAAGGCCTGGCCTCCTTCGACGATCCTCGTCTCGCCTCCATCATGGTTGCCATTGGATATCTCGAAGCTGCTGAAGGTCCTCTCTGGAACGCTGTTCGTGGTGCTGGATACGCTTACGGCGTCTACTTCTCTCGGGATATCAACTCTGGTATCATCTCATACCATGTCTACCGCTCACCCGATGCGTATAAGGCTATCAAGGCCTCTAAGGAGGCCATCAGCAAGATTGCAAAAGGTGAAGTTGATATTGATCGTCACTTGCTCGAGGGCACCATCAGCCAGATCGTTGTTATGTTCGCCGATGAACAATCCACCATGCCTAGCGCCGCCCAGCAGAACTTTGTCCAGGGTGTTGTCCGTGGTCTGCCTAAGGATTGGGGCAAGGAGGTTCTGCGACGCGTGCGAGCCGTTACCgaggatgagatcaagaCTGCTCTTCTTGAGACTGTCCTACCGTGCTTTGAGCCTGGCAAGAGCAATATCGTTGTCACTGCCGCCAAGATCATGCAAGAG GGTATGGAGACAGCGTTCAAGGACATGGGCTACAAGGTCCAGACTCACGAGCTTAGCTACTTCCACGATGATTACGGTCTGAAGCCcgaagaaggtgaagaggaagagtcatctgaagaagatgaagggtTGGAAGGTTCTGAGGGATCCTACGATTCCGACGAGTCCTATGATGATTAG
- a CDS encoding hypothetical protein (At least one base has a quality score < 10) produces MSPKTPRSRYAVAAVVALLSVIVYTIMSNVSLAATSIDSIWSLVGLKHFKMSPEPSKSHFRKIQSFKTDYAPCTITQYVSDRSGMQVVVADRKGPKLNGYFTLATEIFDDSGAPHTLEHLVFMGSKSYQYKGLLDKLSSRAYSHTNAWTATDHTAYTLETAGWDGFAQVLPVYLEHVILPTITDESIVTEVWHIDGEGNDAGVVYSEMQAVQFRSSELMDIKARRLLYPENVGFRYETGGMTDALRVLAPERIRQFHRDMYQPRNLCLVLVGEVNQDELIHILEDFEESIKDDIPSLDTPFKRPWIDSAQPPKINETQIVTVEFPEEDESVGEVLVGFFGPNCNDLIQSSALNVLLTYLCGSSVSILENVMVEKEELASSVSYWTDPRPDMVIWLQPTGVATEKLEFVEKRLFELLKEVASKPIDMDYMRECIRRERRQVKYHAETSESFYATNIITDYLFGKRDGSTLKDLKDLEEYDVLEKWTDQQWRDFLSKWMADAPHISILGKPSHELATKMKKDEEARIAKRKEDLGAEGLEKLAKRLEDAKKKNDEPIPASVVDRWSVPSTDSIHFIESDTARSGHARAVGLGSGSAQKLIDGTTQGKLPLFIQFEDVPTNFVHITIHIGTSQVPNELKPLMPIFSDNFFNTHIMRDGKQVGFEQVVMELERDTISYSLHSARYISDPDGIMIQFQVEPQKYAAAVEWIRTMMFDSIFDPQRLKASVTKALADIPESKRDGKSMASEVNAAIHMEKSSLAVAKRVLVRAVYLKRLKKLLEKEPEKVVGWFNTVRDSLFTFQNLRFLVTANLKTLPDPLTTWDTLSKSLTVAENMVEIPKPVSLLNDEGRNPGSVGAIIVPMTTLESSYSVSTAQGLASFDDPRLASIMVAIGYLEAAEGPLWNAVRGAGYAYGVYFSRDINSGIISYHVYRSPDAYKAIKASKEAISKIAKGEVDIDRHLLEGTISQIVVMFADEQSTMPSAAQQNFVQGVVRGLPKDWGKEVLRRVRAVTEDEIKTALLETVLPCFEPGKSNIVVTAAKIMQEGMETAFKDMGYKVQTHELSYFHDDYGLKPEEGEEEESSEEDEGLEGSEGSYDSDESYDD; encoded by the exons ATGTCACCCAAAACCCCCCGTTCACGATATGCTGTTGCAGCGGTAGTCGCCCTGCTCAGCGTTATCGTCTATACCATCATGTCAAACGTTTCTCTTGCGGCTACCAGCATTGA TTCTATTTGGAGCCTCGTAGGCCTCAAACACTTCAAGATGTCACCAGAACCTTCAAAGTCGCATTTCCGCAAGATACAGAGCTTCAAAACGGACTATGCGCCTTGCACAATCACTCAATATGTGTCAGACCGTAGTGGAATGCAGGTTGTTGTCGCTGACCGCAAGGGTCCTAAGCTCAATGGCTACTTCACTTTAGCCACTGAGATCTTTGACGACTCTGGCGCTCCTCACACTCTTGAGCATCTCGTCTTTATGGGTTCCAAGAGCTACCAGTACAAGggtcttcttgacaagctctCTTCCCGTGCATACTCCCACACAAACGCCTGGACTGCTACCGACCATACGGCTTACACACTTGAAACCGCCGGTTGGGATGGTTTCGCCCAAGTTCTCCCTGTGTACCTCGAGCATGTTATCTTGCCTACCATTACGGATGAGAGTATCGTGACCGAGGTCTGGCACATCGACGGCGAAGGCAACgatgctggtgttgtctATTCTGAAATGCAAGCTGTGCAATTCCGCAGCTCTGAGCTCATGGATATCAAGGCCCGTCGTCTCCTCTATCCCGAAAACGTTGGATTCCGTTACGAGACTGGTGGCATGACTGATGCTCTTCGAGTTCTTGCCCCTGAACGTATCCGCCAGTTCCATCGGGACATGTACCAGCCCCGAAACCTTTGCTTGGTTCTTGTAGGTGAGGTCAACCAAGATGAGCTTATCCACATCCTcgaagactttgaagagTCTATCAAGGATGACATTCCTTCTCTTGATACCCCTTTCAAGAG GCCTTGGATTGACTCCGCCCAACCCCCAAAGATTAACGAGACACAGATTGTGACCGTTGAGTTCCCAGAGGAAGACGAATCCGTTGGAGAGGTCCTCGTTGGTTTCTTCGGACCTAACTGCAACGACCTTATCCAATCATCTGCCCTTAATGTGCTTCTCACATACCTCTGTGGTTCTTCTGTCTCCATTCTTGAGAATGTCATGGTTGAAAAGGAGGAGCTCGCCAGTTCGGTCTCTTACTGGACCGACCCTCGACCTGACATGGTCATTTGGCTGCAGCCCACAGGTGTTGCTACTGAGAAGCTTGAATTTGTCGAGAAGCGACTGTTTGAGCTTCTGAAGGAAGTTGCCTCGAAGCCTATCGACATGGATTACATGAGAGAGTGCATCCGTCGTGAGAGGCGTCAAGTCAAGTACCATGCTGAGACATCCGAGTCTTTCTACGCTACAAATATCATCACCGACTACCTCTTTGGCAAGCGAGATGGCTCGACACTTAAGGATCTGAAGGATTTGGAAGAGTACGATGTTTTGGAGAAGTGGACAGACCAGCAGTGGCGAGACTTCCTCAGCAAATGGATGGCTGACGCTCCTCACATCTCAATCCTCGGCAAGCCTTCCCATGAATTGGCcaccaagatgaagaaggatgaagaagctcggaTTGCCAAGCGCAAGGAGGATTTGGGTGCTGAAGGtctggagaagcttgccaagcGTCTCGAAGATgctaagaagaagaatgatgaGCCCATTCCCGCCTCTGTCGTCGATCGCTGGAGTGTTCCTAGTACAGATTCTATCCACTTCATTGAGTCGGATACTGCTCGCTCAGGACATGCACGCGCAGTCGGTCTGGGTAGTGGCTCGGCACAGAAACTCATTGATGGTACAACTCAAGGCAAGCTTCCTCTTTTCATCCAATTTGAGGATGTTCCCACCAACTTTGTTCACATCACTATCCACATCGGCACTTCTCAAGTACCCAATGAGCTAAAGCCCCTGATGCCAATCTTTAGCGACAACTTTTTCAACACACACATCATGCGTGATGGAAAGCAAGTCGGTTTTGAGCAAGTTGTCATGGAACTTGAGCGAGACACTATCAGCTACTCCCTCCACTCCGCTCGCTACATCAGCGATCCTGACGGAATAATGATCCAGTTCCAGGTTGAGCCTCAAAAGTATGCTGCAGCCGTTGAGTGGATTCGCACCATGATGTTTGACTCAATCTTTGATCCCCAGCGACTCAAAGCCAGCGTTACCAAGGCTTTGGCTGACATCCCTGAGTCAAAGCGTGATGGCAAATCTATGGCCAGCGAGGTCAACGCTGCTATTCATATGGAAAAGTCCTCACTGGCTGTTGCCAAGCGTGTGCTTGTTCGCGCAGTCTATCTGAAgagactcaagaagcttcttgagaaggaaCCCGAGAAGGTTGTTGGTTGGTTCAACACCGTTCGAGACTCACTCTTCACTTTCCAGAACCTCCGTTTCCTTGTCACAGCCAATCTAAAAACTCTTCCGGACCCCTTGACTACTTGGGACACGCTCTCTAAGTCTCTGACGGTCGCTGAGAACATGGTCGAGATTCCTAAGCCTGTGAGCCTGCTCAACGATGAAGGTCGCAACCCTGGATCAGTTGGCGCTATCATTGTGCCCATGACTACTCTGGAGAGCTCCTACTCAGTCTCAACAGCCCAAGGCCTGGCCTCCTTCGACGATCCTCGTCTCGCCTCCATCATGGTTGCCATTGGATATCTCGAAGCTGCTGAAGGTCCTCTCTGGAACGCTGTTCGTGGTGCTGGATACGCTTACGGCGTCTACTTCTCTCGGGATATCAACTCTGGTATCATCTCATACCATGTCTACCGCTCACCCGATGCGTATAAGGCTATCAAGGCCTCTAAGGAGGCCATCAGCAAGATTGCAAAAGGTGAAGTTGATATTGATCGTCACTTGCTCGAGGGCACCATCAGCCAGATCGTTGTTATGTTCGCCGATGAACAATCCACCATGCCTAGCGCCGCCCAGCAGAACTTTGTCCAGGGTGTTGTCCGTGGTCTGCCTAAGGATTGGGGCAAGGAGGTTCTGCGACGCGTGCGAGCCGTTACCgaggatgagatcaagaCTGCTCTTCTTGAGACTGTCCTACCGTGCTTTGAGCCTGGCAAGAGCAATATCGTTGTCACTGCCGCCAAGATCATGCAAGAG GGTATGGAGACAGCGTTCAAGGACATGGGCTACAAGGTCCAGACTCACGAGCTTAGCTACTTCCACGATGATTACGGTCTGAAGCCcgaagaaggtgaagaggaagagtcatctgaagaagatgaagggtTGGAAGGTTCTGAGGGATCCTACGATTCCGACGAGTCCTATGATGATTAG